One Tolypothrix bouteillei VB521301 DNA window includes the following coding sequences:
- a CDS encoding peptidoglycan-binding domain-containing protein, producing MTQAADFNTVLEAAARSISLPLVVQGDNGDAVKFLQQLLNAYRSKIGDGSTAPLQEDGDFGRNTFAAVVRFQQEYRAVIGDSTFSVDGKVGPLTWRALGDFAYRRCR from the coding sequence ATGACACAAGCTGCCGATTTCAATACAGTGCTTGAGGCTGCTGCTCGCTCCATAAGCTTGCCACTCGTGGTACAAGGTGACAATGGTGATGCTGTGAAATTTCTCCAACAACTTCTAAATGCTTATAGAAGCAAGATTGGGGATGGTAGCACTGCACCACTTCAAGAAGATGGAGATTTTGGTCGTAACACGTTTGCGGCTGTTGTCAGATTTCAACAAGAATACAGAGCAGTTATTGGCGATTCCACTTTTTCTGTTGATGGAAAAGTTGGTCCTTTGACTTGGCGTGCTTTAGGTGATTTTGCTTATCGTCGGTGTCGCTAG
- a CDS encoding peptidoglycan-binding domain-containing protein produces MAQKSLPTLQNGSNGEAVRFLQQLLIVFGKLGNSDFDAIFGSKTESAVKEFQREQNLTVDGKVGPQTWGALGNQTKNTCAQF; encoded by the coding sequence ATGGCTCAAAAGAGTTTGCCGACACTGCAAAATGGCTCTAATGGTGAAGCTGTAAGATTTCTACAACAACTTTTAATCGTTTTTGGCAAGCTAGGTAACAGTGACTTCGATGCCATCTTTGGCAGTAAAACAGAAAGCGCTGTTAAAGAGTTTCAACGCGAACAAAATTTAACAGTGGATGGTAAAGTCGGTCCCCAAACGTGGGGTGCATTGGGTAATCAAACCAAGAATACCTGTGCCCAGTTCTAG